From the genome of Eublepharis macularius isolate TG4126 chromosome 4, MPM_Emac_v1.0, whole genome shotgun sequence:
ACTTGAGCAGTTGAACCCATTTAAGACTAGGTCAAATGAATGCTTCACAGTTATGTGGAAAATGTATTAAGCCTCCTAATGTGCATCATTTCTATGACGGAGTCTTACTGTGGGAAAGGAAGCTTAAAGCACATTATGGGGAATGAGTCAGGGGGAGCATGGGCTAAGGAGGGCGGGGAGCaaggtttatttatgtatttattaattgcTTCATTAGGCAACCTGCCAAGCTAAGGCTTCTATGGGAGAAGGTTCAGAGGCAGAGATGGGTATAAGGAGATCAAGAAGGGTACATTCAGCAGGTATTCTGCACCATATAGAACAAAGCAACAAAGATTTAAGTAGCTAAGATATGGGTCTAAGAGTGAAGAGAAACTCACTACAGATAATCTCTCCGAGTTCCATTCGAGAGTATGTTCCCGCATTCAGAATCTTTGTGGTGAGTCAGGTCCAGGTTCCCCAAGGGGTTGCATTCTTCTAGTTCAGAAGTCCACAGCCTTTTTGAGCTTGCAGGAACCTTTGGAATTGTGACACAAGGTGGTGAAtagaaccacaaaatggctgcctcaggaagcAGAGCaacttcaaaatggctgcctcagaaaGCAgaaccaactacaaaatggctgcctcaggaagcggggccaactacaaaatggctgccccaggaagcagggaaagttacaaaatggctgcctcaggaagcAGGGCTAACTACAAAACATCAGGGCATAGGCATAACTATAATAGTAAattttcagcatttcaggcagaagctctgtttaacaggatgcctttttaaatgaacatattgttttcaaAGATTTtcttgcacgcacacacacacaaaattatgcAATGgcaatccttgtgctgtggtggcagctgttgctgaagGAACTTTTAAGAAATCTGCACAGTGGATCTGCaggggccaatcagaagccctgctgggcaaaaccccctcctgctttctaaaaaccacttggcaggcaccaggaaaggtgttggtgggccaCCATGTTGAGGACCCCTCTTTtattcctctttcaaaaggagtTCAATTCTAAGCATTGTGGGTCTCTTTCAGGCCTGCACACCTGGCAATACATGTATGGCTGTGGGCTGAACAAGGATGCGCACAGAGAGGGGTATGAGCAGTTTGCCTACAATGGACAGGACTACATCAACTTTGACAAGGAGACTCTTACCTGGACGGCAGCTGTGGTGCCCGCTCAGGTGACCAAGAGAGAATGGGATGCTGACGTCTCACACAGCCGCTTTCTCAAGACCTACATGGAGGAGGAATGTGTTGAGTGGCTGCAGAAGTTCTTGGACTATGGAAAGGAGTCTCTGCTGAGGAGAGGTGAGGCGGCTGAAGTTGGCTTGGCGAGGAAAATGGCAAACCCTCCATGCTCCCCTCCCTGCCATGTGGGAAGACCTAGGATTGATTGACATGTTGTGCAGAAGGAGGGGGTGGAAGTGTGGGCTGTACCACATCAAAGTGCAGGCCTGTCTGGGggagtcatttttaaaaacactttttcaacagctaggatattatTATCAGGAAAAGTCTGTGGCCCAGTAGTAGAGCTAAAGGTCCGAGGTTCAATCTTCATCATCTCCCACTTGAAAAAGGATTCGCTAGAAAGAAATATGAAAGATCttaacctgagaccctggagagcggctgACAGTCGGATCAAGAtggtggccgtgttagtctgtctgtagcaggagaaaagagtaacagtccagcagcacctataagacgaacaaaatttgtggtagggtaggagctttcgtgagtcacagctcacctcttcagatcacaaaagctcctaccctaccacaaattttgttagtcttataggtgttgcTGGACTGTTGCACTTTTCTACTGCCGGtctgagcagacagtactgatcttgatggagcCAATGTCTGATTCAGTGtacggcagcttcatgtgtctatGCATGCGCCTATCTCATTTTGTTTCTTCATTTTATGCTTGCAACCATCCAGTGAgttggttaggctaagagaaagaGTGAGAGGCCTAGAGTCACCCAGCATGCTTGGTAGCAAagggaggatttgaaccaggTTCCACTGGTCTGACTTCAGTACTCTGACCGCCACTGCACAATGACTGTTAGACTCCTGtgtaattaaaaacatttttgaaagGAGGTGACTAGTTTTGCAGAGAGAAGGCTGGCCCAGAACTCACCCCCAGGTGTGCGCTGGGATGAAACTTTTGAATCTGCATGTACAAGGgtatgcctctgagcatgtgcggGCTGGCCCCTTGGAAGGATATCACATCTTCCTAGAAAAAACAAACGTTTCAGTTTTTCTCAGGCATGCATGGACTTGAGCAGGTGGGACCCTGCTTTCTTACCTTCTCAATGAACATCCGCAGTtagtcaaacaaaacaaaacaaaacaaaacaagtcgGCAATGATGATGAAATTGGAGGCAGGGAGTGCCCCAATGCTGGGAGTTCATCTGTTTCACCTCTATGAATTTACTGAACCATGAAATAAAACAAATTCCATTTAAGAGAGGAACTGGAGGGTGAGGAAAAAGCAATTCCCATCTCGCTCCTAGAGCAAACATTGGCTCACGTTGCTAAATTAACTTCCAGTTTTGACCTTTGTTTCAAAGGGATCGATACGAATTCTGCTGAGGAGGCCTGGTGAGATTCACCCCAAACCTTGGACGATCTCATTGGGCAAGATGTTTAGCCACAGATATTTGTTTTGGAGTATTATCACAGCATAAGAAGTTGCTTGGGAATTGTCTCTTTGAGGATTGTCCGTTGCTTGGTGATGCACCACGTATAGGATATCGAGTCTCTAAAACAAGGGGTGGGACTAGATGGCCTCAAAGATCCCTTCCTGGCATCTATAATGTGAGCCAACAAAGATCCTGTCTTAACATGAATCACTGTTGCCACTTTCTCAGAACCTCCAACAGTGCGAGTGACACTCAAGGCATCCTACAGTGGCTTTGAAATCCTCGTCTGCCGGGCCCATGGCTTCCACCCCAAAGAGATCGATGCCACTTGGAGGAAGGACGGGGAGGTCTGGGAGCAGGAGACCTTTCGCGGGGGTGTCGTCCCCAACTCGGACGGGACTTACCACACCTGGCTGAGCGTCAAGATTGACCCCAAGGACAGGTTCCGCTATCAGTGCCACGTGGAACATGACGGCCTACCGGAGCCTTTGGATGCGACCTGGGAGGCACCTGGTGAGAGactaaaagggaaggggggaagaagGTTTGGGGGTGGCGACTTCTAGGAATTGAATTGCCACTCAGGGAAAGGATGCTCAAGGAAAAGACAGCCTCATCAACAGTTTCCCtcacctccttccccttccccaattatgatcagataattcagTGGCCGGCCCACCTTTTCAGACACATGCAAGCCTCCCACAAACATGGGGCGAACCTTTGGGGCTCCCTGCAGTcattttccctctctttcccccttttcagcCTCATCCAAGACGGGGCTCATAGCTGGAGTCCTTATGGGGGTCGTGGCTTCTGTCCTTCTCGTGGCTTCGATCATTTGCCTCCTCCGTAAGTAAATGCTTTTGCTCATGTGTGTCTCTTTCCATGGGAGACTTCCATGAAGGATATGCTGATGTCAACAGCTTGTTGGCAGTATCAGGCcttctcatcccccccccacccccccggaaaAACCCTCAATCCCCCCCCAAATGCCAATTTGCACAGCAGCTCAAGGGCATCGAGTCCATTGTCTTCAAAGCAGCGTCCCCCACTTCAGTGGGTGAAATGCTTTCCTTTGAAATCTAGATCACGTTTTGGTCTCACCCTTCTTCCAAATAGCTCAGAATGGAATACATTGCCCTCCTCTTCTCCataatatcctcacaacaaccttgcaaggctGGAGATGCTGACGGATGgtggctgacccaagatcacttcatagctgagtggagatttgatctCCTCAGTTCTAGTCTGACTCTTGAGGCGTGTGTTTTTGTCGAACGTAAATCTGACTCTCGCCATCAGTGGGACTCTTCTGCTCTCTCCCCCTGGCAACCCTCAACATGATCTGTGGCTGCCAACGCGACGGCTTCTGTAATTGTGCATTTAGCTGTGAACGGATGAATCTGCAGATTTTAGTGGCGGTTCATGTGTACCTCCTTGATGGTGACATGGCCTGCTCACATGTGTGGATCTAGCAGCTGTTCAAGGCCGGAATGGGCTGGACTAGTTTTTCCTAGACTGTTAGCAGCTGGAGATCTTATTCTGTCTACAGCTGTCTGAGATATGGAGGAACCTGTGCTGTTTCTCTCCAGGGGTGGCAGGGAGGTCTTTTCCCCAGAGAGAGCGCTCAGTTtggagcaaaacacacacactaagcAACCCTCCTTTGCTCTGCTACCAACAGTCTGCTGGGAAAGTCCCAGGCCCTTCTGCCctggaggaacagaaaagaggagCAGCTCCCAGGGAGGGTTTGGGGCCTGAAATTTTTACCTCAACATGAGATGGAAGATCTCTGAGGGTCTCGTCTGGTTCTGACTCTCTGAATCTGTCCTGCAGGGAAAAGGCGAAGCAGCTACCAGGCGGCCCGTAAAGCACCTCCAAGTGAGTGACTCACTTTGCTTTCGAAGTATCCATCTGCACAGGGGCGTGAGGTGGGATGGGGAGTGAGGAGATGGTCCATGTGTCTTTTGGGATAAAATTATGGTAATCCTAAAGTgctaccaatttttttttcttacgcATTCTGGTAAGTAAGGGCTTTCAAAGATGGTGTTGAGGAGATCCGAGGAGAAAGTTTTATGAAACGGATTTCGCTGGAAACTCACTGTGTGAAATTTGTGAAACAcgctccaggccagattggccagggatcctggaggggtttgGCTTTCCTTTGggtatagagcaggggtcactggggtggtggggggtGTAGCTGTccctttcctgcattgtgcagaggattggactagatgacttttGGGGTCCCTCCCAGCTCCATGTTCCTATGATTCTAAGCTCTTCCATGTTCTTGAATGTACCTTTGTTTTGTATCTGGCTAAACTGTGCA
Proteins encoded in this window:
- the LOC129327207 gene encoding major histocompatibility complex class I-related gene protein-like isoform X1, whose translation is MKWLVHVSHPFWSQFPDPATEFALLLSRFFAGSQHSAATSRCKMGHLWGCPLLMVVAAFLLGVSSDSSSHSLLYFYTTTWEPDQDQFHFIAVGYVDDQLVGHYDSTTRKAVPRVPWIRKVEKDDPRFWDWNTRNALDDERNMKKDLVNLRNLYNRSGGLHTWQYMYGCGLNKDAHREGYEQFAYNGQDYINFDKETLTWTAAVVPAQVTKREWDADVSHSRFLKTYMEEECVEWLQKFLDYGKESLLRREPPTVRVTLKASYSGFEILVCRAHGFHPKEIDATWRKDGEVWEQETFRGGVVPNSDGTYHTWLSVKIDPKDRFRYQCHVEHDGLPEPLDATWEAPASSKTGLIAGVLMGVVASVLLVASIICLLRKRRSSYQAARKAPPISDQEA
- the LOC129327207 gene encoding major histocompatibility complex class I-related gene protein-like isoform X2, yielding MGHLWGCPLLMVVAAFLLGVSSDSSSHSLLYFYTTTWEPDQDQFHFIAVGYVDDQLVGHYDSTTRKAVPRVPWIRKVEKDDPRFWDWNTRNALDDERNMKKDLVNLRNLYNRSGGLHTWQYMYGCGLNKDAHREGYEQFAYNGQDYINFDKETLTWTAAVVPAQVTKREWDADVSHSRFLKTYMEEECVEWLQKFLDYGKESLLRREPPTVRVTLKASYSGFEILVCRAHGFHPKEIDATWRKDGEVWEQETFRGGVVPNSDGTYHTWLSVKIDPKDRFRYQCHVEHDGLPEPLDATWEAPASSKTGLIAGVLMGVVASVLLVASIICLLRKRRSSYQAARKAPPISDQEA